Proteins encoded in a region of the Anaerolineales bacterium genome:
- a CDS encoding protein phosphatase 2C domain-containing protein produces the protein MDFLKKLFPKPKPASIEGVKTAPLDPSMVEAAASRQPLHLVVGISQSAGIERAHNEDAVMAVQGTLGGQEALQTFGVFLVADGMGGHRSGEVASAISARTVTARLTDSALSALIDGSDASSEPLQDLVREALEEANQLVVERVPGGGTTVTVAVLLGQQVTLGHVGDSRAYMIEPANTRVLTRDHSLVKRLEELGQLSPEEADTHPQRNVLYRAIGQGANLEVDVTSHPFPPGGQLLLCSDGLWGVITDQDIERIVVQAATPQSACDQLVAAANAAGGPDNITAVLVRQNRS, from the coding sequence ATGGATTTCCTCAAGAAGCTCTTCCCGAAGCCGAAGCCGGCGTCCATCGAAGGCGTCAAGACCGCCCCCTTGGACCCCAGCATGGTCGAGGCTGCCGCCTCCCGCCAACCGCTCCACCTGGTGGTCGGCATCTCTCAGTCCGCCGGGATCGAGCGCGCCCACAACGAAGACGCCGTAATGGCCGTGCAGGGGACACTGGGCGGTCAGGAGGCGCTGCAGACTTTCGGGGTCTTCCTGGTGGCCGATGGCATGGGCGGTCACCGCTCGGGGGAGGTCGCTAGCGCCATATCGGCTCGGACCGTAACTGCCCGGCTGACGGACTCAGCCCTCTCCGCCCTGATCGATGGCAGCGACGCCTCCTCCGAACCCCTGCAGGACCTGGTGCGGGAGGCCCTCGAGGAGGCCAATCAACTGGTTGTGGAACGGGTGCCCGGAGGCGGGACGACGGTTACGGTCGCGGTTCTCCTCGGCCAGCAGGTCACACTGGGTCATGTCGGCGATAGCCGGGCTTATATGATCGAGCCTGCCAACACCCGGGTCCTTACGCGCGACCACTCCCTGGTCAAGCGGCTGGAAGAACTGGGCCAGCTCTCTCCCGAAGAGGCCGACACCCATCCCCAGCGCAATGTGCTCTACCGCGCCATCGGCCAGGGCGCCAACCTCGAAGTCGACGTGACCTCGCATCCCTTCCCGCCGGGCGGGCAGCTGTTGCTGTGCTCCGACGGCTTGTGGGGGGTGATCACCGACCAGGACATCGAGCGAATCGTTGTGCAGGCAGCCACCCCGCAGAGCGCTTGCGACCAGTTGGTGGCGGCAGCCAATGCTGCCGGTGGGCCGGATAACATTACCGCCGTCTTGGTCCGCCAGAACCGCAGCTGA
- a CDS encoding VWA domain-containing protein translates to MASEKDHYSLLGVPRNATLEEIRRAYREAALRLHPDRRDTHGQTQLFVETNQAYELLSDPERRAPYDKQLAEADRKLAESASFRATIQQSRKSLLQMDEPQVHYVLLDVGPTEDLPALRPPINLGIVIDQSTSMRGPRLDQVRSATLAILKELRPEDSATIVSFSDRAQVVITPDQARDTAVARARLSLLQAGGGTEIGQGLEAGLAEVQKNFAREGVNHLILLTDGRTYGDEDLCLSLADQASRQGIGINGVGIGADWSDRLLDDMATRTGGSVMFLDSPKAITGLLHDIFERLGSVVASRVRLEGAVAQQVDLRAGFKLLPEPMPMGDSLPMTLGHLPKNNRIRLLLEFVVHPIGEVTQLVLAYLTISGDVLGRGAEASVLPVQITSAVSRQPDPDPPPLDITAALNQIALYRMQDRARHEAELGQTTRAARRLENLATHLLAAGERDLAKAALGEAERLNHTRRLSLEGEKVLKYGTRALLLLPAKAGQS, encoded by the coding sequence GTGGCAAGCGAGAAGGACCACTATTCCCTGCTGGGGGTGCCGCGCAACGCCACGCTGGAAGAGATCCGGCGAGCCTACCGCGAGGCCGCCCTACGCCTGCATCCCGACCGCCGCGATACCCACGGACAGACCCAGCTATTTGTCGAGACCAACCAGGCGTATGAGCTCCTCAGCGATCCCGAGCGACGCGCCCCTTACGACAAGCAGTTGGCGGAGGCTGACCGCAAGCTGGCGGAGAGCGCCAGCTTCCGGGCTACCATCCAGCAAAGCCGCAAATCGTTGCTTCAGATGGATGAGCCCCAGGTCCACTATGTGCTGCTCGACGTCGGTCCGACCGAGGATCTCCCCGCCCTGCGACCGCCGATCAACCTAGGAATCGTGATTGACCAATCGACCTCGATGCGCGGCCCCCGGCTGGACCAGGTTCGATCCGCCACCCTGGCCATCCTCAAGGAGCTGCGGCCAGAAGACAGCGCAACCATTGTCAGCTTCAGCGATCGGGCGCAGGTTGTGATCACCCCCGATCAGGCTAGAGATACGGCCGTCGCTCGAGCGCGGCTGAGCCTGCTCCAAGCTGGCGGCGGGACCGAGATCGGCCAGGGTCTGGAGGCCGGCCTGGCGGAGGTTCAGAAGAACTTCGCCCGGGAAGGCGTCAACCACCTGATCCTGCTCACCGATGGCCGCACCTACGGCGACGAAGATCTGTGCCTGTCGCTCGCCGACCAGGCGTCACGCCAGGGAATCGGGATCAACGGCGTCGGCATCGGCGCAGACTGGAGCGACCGGCTTCTCGATGACATGGCTACGCGCACCGGGGGCAGCGTGATGTTTCTTGACTCCCCCAAGGCCATCACCGGGCTGCTCCACGACATCTTCGAACGGCTGGGCAGCGTGGTCGCCAGCCGTGTGCGGCTGGAAGGCGCGGTTGCCCAGCAGGTCGACCTGCGGGCCGGCTTCAAGCTCTTGCCAGAGCCGATGCCGATGGGCGACAGCCTGCCCATGACCCTCGGCCACTTGCCCAAGAACAACCGGATCCGACTGCTGCTCGAGTTCGTCGTGCACCCGATCGGCGAAGTCACCCAGCTAGTGCTGGCCTACCTCACCATCTCAGGCGACGTGCTTGGCCGCGGCGCCGAGGCCAGCGTCCTTCCCGTCCAGATCACCTCCGCCGTTTCGCGCCAGCCCGACCCCGACCCGCCGCCGCTGGACATCACCGCTGCTTTGAACCAGATCGCCCTGTACCGGATGCAGGATCGCGCCCGGCACGAAGCCGAACTCGGACAAACCACCCGCGCCGCCCGCCGCCTGGAGAACCTGGCGACCCACCTGCTGGCTGCCGGCGAGCGCGACCTGGCCAAGGCGGCCCTCGGCGAAGCCGAGCGCCTGAACCACACCCGCCGCCTTTCGCTGGAGGGCGAAAAGGTCCTGAAGTACGGGACCCGAGCCCTGTTGCTGCTTCCGGCCAAGGCCGGCCAGTCATGA